One window of Microcoleus vaginatus PCC 9802 genomic DNA carries:
- a CDS encoding MFS transporter, which produces MNLLAKIKTIQLPPALRSRNYRLFFAGQGLSLIGSWMTQVATIWLVYNLSDSPWMLGVVGFTSQIPTLILLPFAGVLIDHWNRHRVIIATQILAMVQSLALAFLALTGVVNIWQILVLSFFQGAINAFDAPARQAFVPELVEKKEDLANAIALNASMFNGARLIGPAIAGLLIATVGPSYCFLIDGLSYIAVIAGLLAMQIKARKIAATNTKPLQRLKEGFVYAFGFPPIRAILLLLALVSFAGMSHTVLVPIFATKVLQGGPEALGFLMAASGVGAFGGAIYLISRKSVVGLGKWIAISPAIMGCGLIGFGLSRVLWLSLIMMLFVGFGFILQFAGGNTFLQTIVEDDKRGRVMSIYTMAFFGVTPFGNLVAGGLANYIGSPNTVIIGGIICVLGSIVFTKQLPALKNLVRPLYQKMGLIPQ; this is translated from the coding sequence ATGAATCTACTAGCAAAAATCAAAACAATACAACTTCCTCCAGCGCTGCGATCGAGAAATTATCGCCTGTTTTTTGCAGGACAAGGCCTCTCACTGATTGGCAGTTGGATGACGCAAGTCGCTACTATTTGGCTTGTATACAATTTGAGCGATTCACCTTGGATGCTCGGCGTGGTGGGATTTACAAGTCAAATTCCCACATTAATTTTACTGCCTTTTGCAGGAGTTTTAATCGATCACTGGAACCGGCACCGAGTGATAATTGCCACTCAAATATTAGCGATGGTTCAATCCTTAGCGCTAGCATTTTTAGCGCTAACAGGAGTCGTTAACATTTGGCAGATCCTGGTACTGAGTTTCTTCCAAGGCGCAATTAACGCCTTTGACGCGCCGGCACGGCAAGCTTTTGTACCGGAACTTGTAGAAAAGAAAGAAGATTTAGCAAATGCGATCGCCCTCAACGCTTCCATGTTCAACGGCGCCAGATTAATCGGCCCAGCAATTGCAGGTTTGCTAATAGCTACAGTCGGCCCAAGTTATTGCTTTCTCATTGACGGACTCAGCTACATTGCTGTAATTGCAGGCTTATTAGCGATGCAGATCAAAGCCCGTAAAATTGCCGCAACTAATACCAAACCCTTACAAAGATTAAAAGAAGGATTCGTTTATGCCTTCGGGTTTCCCCCGATTCGAGCAATTTTACTGCTATTAGCATTAGTAAGTTTTGCGGGAATGTCCCACACAGTTTTAGTCCCAATTTTTGCAACCAAAGTTCTGCAAGGCGGCCCAGAAGCCCTAGGCTTTTTGATGGCGGCTTCGGGAGTCGGAGCCTTTGGGGGGGCGATTTATTTGATTTCGCGCAAAAGTGTAGTTGGCCTTGGGAAATGGATTGCGATTTCACCGGCAATTATGGGATGTGGACTCATAGGTTTTGGTTTGTCCCGCGTCTTGTGGCTGTCATTAATCATGATGTTGTTTGTGGGGTTTGGTTTCATTTTGCAATTTGCAGGAGGAAACACATTTTTGCAAACAATTGTGGAAGACGACAAACGCGGAAGAGTGATGAGCATATACACGATGGCATTTTTTGGAGTGACACCGTTTGGGAATTTAGTTGCCGGCGGATTGGCAAATTATATCGGCTCTCCCAATACAGTCATTATTGGAGGTATAATTTGTGTTTTAGGCTCCATAGTTTTTACCAAACAGTTACCAGCTTTAAAAAACTTAGTCCGGCCACTTTATCAAAAAATGGGTTTAATTCCGCAGTAG
- a CDS encoding ATP-binding cassette domain-containing protein yields MPNYSENNTETNPQLRIDNVSLKTPIASSHLLENISFQVHKGSRVAIVGPSGAGKTTLLRLLNRLSTPTSGSIYLENTEYRQIPAIELRKQITLILQESKLLGMSVREALAYPLKLRGVAASNIAERISGAIEQLHIPQEWLDRSELQLSTGQKQLVAIARGIILQPKILLLDEPTSALDAGKAAHLLQVLTQLTNGKTTIVMVNHQLELAEQFSTRILHLQRGKLIEDLPSHQINWVQLRQNLIQAEAEAQQEW; encoded by the coding sequence ATGCCTAATTATTCCGAAAATAATACAGAAACAAATCCTCAACTGCGAATTGATAATGTTAGTTTGAAAACACCGATCGCCTCAAGTCATTTGTTGGAAAATATATCATTTCAGGTACACAAGGGATCTCGCGTGGCAATTGTTGGCCCTTCAGGTGCGGGGAAAACAACGCTGTTGCGGTTGCTAAATCGCCTCAGCACTCCCACCAGCGGCTCGATTTATCTGGAAAATACAGAATATCGCCAAATACCTGCGATCGAACTCCGCAAACAAATCACCCTCATCCTGCAAGAATCCAAACTTTTGGGAATGTCGGTGCGAGAAGCATTGGCTTATCCTTTGAAGCTGCGGGGGGTGGCTGCATCAAACATTGCTGAGAGAATTAGCGGGGCGATCGAACAACTGCACATACCCCAAGAATGGCTCGATCGCAGCGAATTGCAGCTTTCCACAGGCCAAAAACAGCTCGTGGCGATCGCCCGCGGCATCATCCTACAACCAAAAATCTTGCTTTTAGACGAGCCAACATCCGCCCTAGACGCAGGAAAAGCCGCTCACCTTTTGCAAGTATTGACACAGCTAACAAACGGCAAAACTACAATTGTAATGGTAAACCATCAATTAGAATTAGCCGAGCAATTTAGCACGCGAATTCTGCATTTACAGCGCGGAAAGCTCATCGAAGACTTGCCCTCTCATCAAATAAATTGGGTGCAACTGCGGCAAAATTTAATCCAAGCAGAAGCAGAAGCCCAACAAGAATGGTGA
- the glyQ gene encoding glycine--tRNA ligase subunit alpha: MNFQSVIATLNKFWSDRGCLIAQSYDTEKGAGTMNPHTFLRAIGPEPWSVAYIEPCRRPTDGRYGENPNRFQHYYQYQVLIKPSPPNIQDIYLDSLRALGISPEDHDIRFVEDNWESPTLGAWGVGWEVWLDGMEITQFTYFQQCGSIDCRPVSIEITYGLERLAMYLQEVDAMTKIQWKDGITYGDVHLQGEIEQCTYNFEASNPELLFTLFGLYEQEAEQLTQKGLVLPSLDYVLKCSHTFNLLDARGVISVTERTRYITKIRNLARRVAQLYLEQREKLGFPLEKAVKV; this comes from the coding sequence GTGAACTTTCAATCAGTCATTGCCACCTTAAACAAATTCTGGAGCGATCGAGGCTGCCTGATCGCCCAATCCTACGACACAGAAAAAGGTGCAGGAACCATGAATCCCCACACCTTTCTCAGAGCAATTGGCCCCGAACCTTGGTCAGTCGCCTACATCGAACCCTGTCGCCGCCCCACCGACGGACGCTACGGCGAAAATCCCAACCGCTTCCAACATTACTATCAATATCAAGTTTTAATTAAACCCTCTCCTCCCAACATCCAAGACATCTATTTAGACTCCCTCAGAGCATTAGGAATTAGCCCAGAAGACCACGACATTCGCTTCGTAGAAGACAACTGGGAATCGCCCACCCTCGGAGCTTGGGGCGTCGGCTGGGAAGTCTGGCTCGATGGCATGGAAATCACCCAATTTACCTACTTTCAACAGTGCGGTAGCATTGACTGTCGCCCCGTCTCCATTGAAATTACCTACGGACTAGAACGCCTAGCAATGTATCTCCAAGAAGTCGATGCTATGACCAAAATTCAGTGGAAAGATGGCATAACTTACGGCGACGTTCACCTGCAAGGAGAAATAGAACAGTGTACTTATAACTTTGAAGCTTCCAATCCAGAATTGCTGTTTACTCTATTTGGATTGTACGAGCAAGAAGCCGAACAATTGACACAAAAAGGATTGGTTTTGCCGAGTCTTGATTATGTGTTAAAATGTTCTCACACTTTCAATTTACTCGATGCTAGAGGTGTGATTTCGGTAACTGAAAGAACTCGGTATATCACCAAAATTCGCAATTTGGCGCGGCGAGTTGCTCAGCTTTATTTGGAACAGCGCGAAAAGCTGGGTTTTCCTTTAGAAAAAGCTGTAAAAGTTTGA
- a CDS encoding response regulator, with the protein MAQIKKKRFDLVLLDAIMPDIDGYEVTAQVRQNQKLSFMPIVLMTDCDTPSLVYRVDYTARTTTADR; encoded by the coding sequence ATAGCACAAATTAAGAAAAAGCGCTTCGATTTAGTGCTGCTGGATGCAATCATGCCAGATATAGATGGATATGAGGTGACGGCACAAGTGCGTCAGAATCAGAAGTTATCTTTTATGCCTATTGTGCTGATGACAGATTGCGATACTCCCAGCTTAGTTTATAGGGTAGATTATACTGCTCGAACCACTACCGCCGATCGCTAA
- a CDS encoding GNAT family N-acetyltransferase: MTETSFSLPSECAIRPASAQDIKSIRKLVWSARLDPTQLRWQQFWVIECGGELAACGQLRNFAGAQELGSLVVAKDWRDRGLGSYLTKYLIQQATEPLYLECLGKRLASFYTRFGFVEVSVQELPQSLKFKFGLSQLAKTLFRIPVTIMQYPAGCL; encoded by the coding sequence ATGACTGAAACTTCTTTTTCCTTACCGTCTGAATGCGCCATCCGCCCAGCCTCAGCTCAAGATATCAAATCAATTAGAAAGTTAGTTTGGAGCGCAAGACTCGATCCAACTCAGTTGCGCTGGCAGCAATTCTGGGTCATCGAATGCGGTGGGGAATTGGCAGCTTGCGGACAGTTGCGGAACTTTGCGGGCGCGCAAGAATTGGGCAGTTTGGTGGTGGCGAAAGATTGGCGCGATCGAGGTTTGGGAAGCTACCTCACAAAATATTTAATTCAACAAGCTACAGAACCGCTATATTTAGAATGTTTGGGAAAGCGGCTCGCATCATTTTATACTCGCTTTGGCTTCGTAGAAGTTTCCGTACAAGAATTGCCGCAGTCGCTTAAATTCAAGTTCGGTTTGTCTCAATTAGCTAAAACTTTATTCAGAATTCCTGTAACAATTATGCAGTATCCAGCAGGTTGTCTATAA